In the genome of Paralichthys olivaceus isolate ysfri-2021 chromosome 10, ASM2471397v2, whole genome shotgun sequence, the window ACCCTGTCGCCTTTCAGAGCTGTGGAAAACACTGTGTCCATGAAACCAACCTGGAGAAGATATCGTTGTGTGAACTGTGGTGACCTTCTTTCAGTCCGTCTTCTCCATACGCGTCGTactgtttcctcttctcctcatcgGAGAGCACCTACAAACACAACCAGTCATTGAACATGGTTCTACATTTGAACTCAAGTTATAGAAGCAGCTTGTGGCACCATAACATTTGTATATTCCAGTGAAATACAGTCGTGCAAACAATTATATCTTCTGCAGAAACACTCATGCTGCTTCTGTTACCTGTTGCCTGGCGACCTGAATATCAACCTCAGGTTTTGCATGTGAACCTCCTTCATTAACCTCAGCCAGCGTCCATTGCTGGACTCAAACATTTGAACGCCtgtctttccctccatctcctctttctctatCCTTGACTCTGGAAGCTGGAATGATGGGGGATTCTCTACTGTTCAGACGCAGGGCACTGAAAACATTCACCCCGTCCCTGCTGTAAGTTTTATATTAAGACCAATTGGAAAAGGTTATTACAATATCTCTGTTTTCTATGATTATAAAATTGAACATTGAAACTGGAGGGAAACGTGGAACTGAAGAAGTTTGAGATAAAAAGTTAAACTTCTTTAAGAATCTAGAACCAAGTCAACGTCTTTAATTCAACTTTAATAAACgaatgaaattaaaagtaaaattaaatttcCACTCGTACAACTGTGTTTTACTACAACTCCATTCATTATGTATTCATACAGCAGCACTTACAGAACTTTAATTGCTTAGAGAGCTAAGACAGCAGCTACTTCAtataaatcacaaaaacaatCTTAGACCCAGAAGATTTGAATAAAAACGACAAAGTTGGGACTCAGTAAAACGTAAATAAGAACAGAATCTCAATAAATTCAAGCTCAGAAGGATTCTACATTTACAGAGAACATTAAATATATTGTGTTTGTACTGTTTTGAGGGGTTGAACACAACAGtacaatattaatataatacaGTACAATAATACTGTATCGTAGTACATTATACAGAcagataatattattataacagCTGCCAACTTATTGAAGTGTGTTATAAAGTTTACATTTTGCTGGTGAAAAGCTAAAGGTCACTTTAAACAGCTGAGCTGAATCCACTCCCACAGATCCACGTCAGGCTTTACCTAACGCCAGCTGTGCATACatgacagccaatcagaagcaGCCACACGGTCTAGTCGACCAATCACAGTGGCCCGAACCGTTTCCAACAACAACCAAGAAGCCGGTACCAAAGACTCGAGTGTCTCAgtttcagtgaaaacatctgGTTTCACAAACCAACCCCGTCATCGGCCACATGAGAACCAGCGGGCTCACCTCATACGCAGCCCCCAGGTCCGCGAACTTGTCCTGGGCTTTGGGGTCGTCCTGGTTCCGGTCCGGGTGTAACTGCAGGGCCAGCTTTCTGTAGGCCTTCTTAATGTCCCGGACCGTCGCACTCTTACTCACCCCCAGGATCTGGTAGAAATCTCGCCTACACGGAGGAGGGAGATGACAGGGATCAGACAGAGGCAACACAGGCAGCACCGTCGGGTTCGAGCCCCGTTTAGCAGggatttgtttacattttggtAAATGGAGTCAGCCGAATTCACTATTAGTAGTTAGTGTTTGTTGGGGATCACTGAAATAACAGACGGTTATCAGAGGATGGCTGTGACGTTTAAATACAGCTAAAAATGTGATGATTCTCAAGCAAGTTCCGGGGGAAGAGAAGAGCAGAGCTAGCTACTACCGGTTAGCGATGGAGGCTAGCTCCTAGCACGCTTAGCTAACAAGTCACCATTCACATGCACTGAACGTTTAGCAAATAAAACAGCTAATAATAGCAGGTATTAGCTTGTTGTTAGCTGAGTTAGCTTCGGTGTGAGGGTCTGCTTCCGTCCGGTCCTCACGTGTAGCCCCggtttggaccaatcacagtgGAACATGTGTACCAGCTGTACCGTGTTCGAGCCCCGAGCTCTTACCCCGCGAGCACCGCCGTGGTCACATAGAGCAGCAGCACGCACACGTTCCACAGGTTCATCCCTCTGGTCGCCATCAGATCCACGTCTTTCTAAAGGAAGCAGAGAGTCAGCGGCTCCTTGAGGTTCGATTCCGCGGCCACACCAGCCTTCTTCCTGCTGTCACTGATACCCCGCCCACCAGAGGGTAGCAGACCCGCCTCCCTGCGCGAGGCCCGCCCACTTTTAAAGAGACAGTTTCAACGATTTTTTTACGGAttacggaagaagaaaaaaaaaattttattcaatatttattttgcattttgaaaataaagtttaaaaaaatgcgTAGCCCGGATGATCGTAGCgtaaacaaacagtaaaataaggaatcacagcaaaataaaatgaaattaaaaagcagtcaaataaaatataataaataaaaacagtcagagtaaaataaaatagtgtTGCTCACCCAGTCTGATAATCAGTTCggattaatacaaataaataaagtgtaatattataataaattcTTCTCTTTCCGCTTAAACTACTTTGTTGAATGCAGCATAGGCGCGTCCCCGCGAGCTGCGCGCAACAGATGCGGGAGCAGAGGCGGTAAATAGGAAGCGAAGCAGATGTGAACGTGCGGTCCAAGTTTGACCGCAACAGACCGCAACAAACCGCATCCACCCTCACTTATGTTCCACCGGACCCGCTCCCTCACCGGCCACAGACACGGAGCTGCCCGCTGCCGGGACCAGGACCGAGGCTGAAAGTAAGGGAGAGGGGCAGCCTCTGTTAGCATCAGCAGCTAACAacagctaacagcagctaacagCTAGGCTCAGGCTGCAGGGGTTAAACTGCGACAGACAGAAAACTGACCTCTTGTTGCACCGACACGACGCAGGTCTGTGATTGTTGGACCGGTGTCTGTGCTGCGTTAGCTCGGTTAGCATGTTTCTGACGTGAGGTCAGGTCAGCAGGTGATGACAAGTGCAGCCTGTTGTCATGGGAGCGACTCCGCGTCTGTGGTGTGGAACTAGACTCGTCACAGCTGAGCTCGTCTTCAGACAGTTCATGTGGAAGAACAGTCAAACAACcagtctttatttttatagcactcGTCTGAACAACAACTCCTCAATTCAAACCAGCCGTGGTATTAAAAGCTTTTCTTGTAAATGATGTTTTAAACTCAAAACTTAAATTCTGCCAAAGCTCATCTCTGCAAGTGCTGCGATTCTTTGTGCAATAATTCAATGTTTCATCACTCAAGCATTTAATTCATATTCACTAGTGTCTTCAGGTCTTTGTCTATTTTAAATTTCATAGATGAAAGGAACGAGATTTAATAACATTATTCACATGGGCTTTCAAATCCTATTTGAATGAAGTGTGATAGCGAGGTGTCACGTTGTAGTCTGCCTGTTACTTCAGTGTTAATTAGTGTTAATGATTGTTTGACTTCCAGCGACCCGACTGTTCTTAaatctctctcttctttaaGGAAGTTCTTCAATCAAtgaatcagattttatttgtatagttcatattattcacaaatcacaatttgcctcatcgggcttaacaaggtgcaacgaAGGTTTAAACTTAAATCTGTTTTTGGTTCCTTTCTCTGCAGACATGGAGGCAGACATTGTGAGCATATGGCCGCGCATGGAGCCCTTCTTACTGGGCGCCCTGCAGGTGAATACACTCTTACCAACTTATACCAACTACCATCTGTAAAGGAGATATATTCCGCTCATATTCAATCCATCCAATGTCTTCCACTTATCCGGCTTGGGTCACAGAGGTAGCGGCCCAGTACTTTATTCCAAACGTCCCTCTttcttaaacttaaacttcctttatttatcccacaaggggaaattctttttacactcattttacattttttatacatGCAATTTAAACcgacaatcccacacacacagaggactcAAAGACATGCTCAtttttggagagagattgtAGAGTGATCTCGAGGAAATCTTAGGCCAGATgggaaagaaacactgaaaaacatcatGTCTTCTTTTAAGTATGAGATGTTGTTCCGTTGGTGTAAATGTCTTGAGAATAAACAGGGTTGGTGTATTTTGCAGGTGGCTCCCTCCTCCAAACTCAGCCTGCACTATCTGCGCAAGATGGCGACCTACGTGCGAACGAGGGACGGCTGCTTCCCAGTTCTGGGCTGGCCCATGTGGAGGCACATCGCCTGTGGAAAGCTCCAGCTTCCAGAAGACCTGGCGTGGCTCTACTTTGAGACTTTTGACCTTCTCACAGGCCACACAgcggaggagaggctggagcGGGCGGAGTGTCTTTCTCTGTGCTCCTCCAAAAGTGAGCTGGACCAACAAAGGAACAAGGTGAAAGGATGACGGGGGGGTGGAGAGCGGCTGAAGTCATGTGCAAATGTATCAATTTACCAAAGAATCTGATCCTATCTCATCGCCCCAGTTAACCTGTTTGTGTCGTGTCTTTCATGAGGGTGTGTCTTACACCTCAGGCAGGGGCTGATGCTGCAGCCATGGTCTCAAATGTTGAGCAGGAGCGACATATTGATATTCAACccctgcttgtttttctttttaaattcctTTTTTACTGCAGTTGTCTGTGGACACGCTGcagttcctcctcttcctctacatCCAGCAGCTGAACCGTGTATCTCTGCGCACCTCCCTGATCGGTGAAGAGTGGCCCAGTCACCGCACCcgctccccctctccctcagaCCGAGAGGCCAAGACGAGCTCCCAGAACAAGGTCCCTGCAAAGTGTGAAGAATATCAAGTCTAAAGCTCAAATGTCTtcgtcctctctctgtcctgtcaGATCTTCCACTCATGgtgctgtttttttgtctgtttcttttccgGTTTGGCAGAACTGGGACGATCAGGCTCACCTGTCGTTTGTGCAAAGTCACCTTGGTGAGATTCTGGAGCTTCTGGTTGAACCAGGACAACTGTCACAATCTGGACAGGCACTGAGAGACTGTCAGGTATGTGCACACACCCTCCATTGATCCATTTCTTCATGTTAGCAGCTGGGACGTGCACCTAACTTAAAAAAGTGtcagaaacaaactgttgaaatattttattaagtTCTTTTAAATGACCCTTTGCCAGATCTCCCTGGAGGCCGTGCGGAGTCTGGGTCTGCTGCTGGAGGGTTCGGTTTCCTGCGGCAGAGCTGTTCAGCCCGTCCACAGGCTGCTGACCAAAGGTCCTGTCCAGACACAAGCTGGCTACTCCACACTCAGTCGATCCTTCTCCCTGCACACGTTGCTCTCCTGCCTCCAGCACAGCCTCACTCTCAACCCGTTTGGGATTACTGCCTGCCTGCGCTCTGGCAAGAAACTGGCCTGGGCTCAACAAGGTATCCTGTCCTCAGCAGTTTTTTCCTGCAGTTAGAGAGACAACTTGTCCAAGACGAAATTCTTCAAAATCAGAAGTACAGTTTTGTACGAATCATCTTTTCAATACATTTCTTTGACAGTCTCTGTTTGTTCGTTCTAGTGGAGGGAGCTATGAAGAGAGCCAAAATAGCCAGGAACACCCACACGGCTCCGCCTGGCAGTAAGATGGTGCTGATGTCCCAGGTCTTCAAACAGACCCTCGCCAAAACCTCCGACAAGCTGACTGGTGCCAACATTAAAATCCACAGATGCTCCGACGCCTTCATCTACCTTCTCTCACCTCTCAGGTAAAAATAGCTTCTGATGATACCTGATGTGTCTTGgacttttttgggggggacaTGGTTCATCTATCATCATTTTTGACTTTCAGATCAGTCAGTCTGGACAAATGCCGCGACAGCTTAGTGGTTCTGGGTCCCGTTGAGACCAGCGTCCACATTCACAGCTGCCACAACGTGCGGGTGGTGTGCGTGGCGGGCAGGGTCGCTGTCGGAGCCTCCTCACGTTGCACTATCTACGCCTTGACGCCCAACCGGCCTTTGCTCCTGCCTGGAAACACAGACATTACCCTGGGACCCTTCCACACATTCTACCCGTCCCTGGAGGATCACATGGCCAGTGTGGGACTGGCTGTGGTCCCCAACGTCTGGGATCAACCCCTGCTTCTGGGGACCGAGGGCCTCGTCAACCCCTTGCTCAACACGTCGTCCAACTCGGACCCCGGCTGTTACCGGCTGCTGCCCCCAGCAGAGTTCCACGCGCTGGTTGTGCCTTTCCAGATGGAGGGCGACACGTGTGAGGTGCCCAGCGGTTTGCCTGCTCCGTATCAGGCAGCTCTCGATGAAAAGCAGAAGAGAATACAGAACTGGCAGAAGACTGTGATGGCGTCTCGGCTGAACAAGTGAGTGACAACATGATAAAGTAGAATaaaacactcatttaaataTGTATCAAAATAAGTTCCATTATCCAGCTTATACATGCTATTTTCATTGGCGTTAGCAGGATAACACAAATACTACTGAACCTGATCCACGGACCCAAGGATGAGGCCATTTAAACGTGCAGATTAaagatttatttcactttctccaACATGGCGAGAAATGTTATTAGCTGTGGCAGAAGCATGTGTGCTGTTAAAGGGTGGTAAAGGTAAAGGGTCTAAAACCAAAGGCAGAAAAGAAGAGAATagacagaaaagaagagaatagacagtctgaggaaagtgatATCTTTTCtgagcatgtaaaccttttcaagtaataacactAATTAAATGATTAACCTGGATATGAGCAGACTATGTCTCCTTGAACCAGTGGAAAGTTACAACAGAACAGCCATCCCCCAAAAATCAATAAGAGAGTGAGTTATCCACTCTGCTGAGATATTATTGTGTTCACTGAGTCATTAGTGTCAGAAAACTTGCTTCAGGGGTTTTACACTCGACAGcacagagaacaacagagaTTGATTTTTATGTTACTGCATTTTAACACTAATCTCTCCCTCATCCCTCATTCACATCTCATGTTTGTCCTCCAGGGAGCAAAAGCGACAGTTCCAGGAGTTGGTGGAAGTCAAGTTCCACGAGTGGCTCCTGGAAACGGGGAACAGGCAGGAACTCGACAGCCTCATCCCTCCTGCGATAGCCTCACCACACGACTCCAACAGGCCTGCGACCGACACACTCCGAGTCAACGATACCACACATATTAGAAATGGACCGTCAATGGGACAGTCTCCTATGGCTTGTTGAGCGGTTGGGCTTCTCTCATCCAGCAGGATTGTTGTACCTGTAAGTTAGGGCAGCACACAGGGGCCACATGAAGTGTTAATGAAGTCAGGAGCTCCTGTTTGAATCAAGTGTTATTGTACAGGAAGTTTGTGGTTATTACTCAGGCAGGTCTGTAGCTTCTACAGCAACTTGCATCACACTCATTGTTGAGAAGTAGTTAGTGCTGCTTCACAACTAAAGGCAGCTGCTGTTAATTTCGACAAGTGTGTCGAGTCGAGGAGGGCGTGGAGTGGCATGTGGTCAAACAGGAAGGAAGGTGTGGAGTTAAAATAGCGCCGGCTTATAAAGGGACAGTTTGGAAAaggtttcatttgtgtttgctgagacagaaaatcaaataacttaatctaacttaataataataataataatgatactttGACAACTGAAATCCACTCGCCGCCCTTAGTTCTTGTGTAAACTCGGTAAACTATGACAGGAACTTGCAGCACTTGTGATTATGTCTCTTTGGGTGATGGCTGCTGCGTTAAGACGCTGTGGTGATGTTCCTGGAGAATCACGTGCTCTGTCTGAAGTGACCATTCTTCCCAATCTGTGCCCATGTATGTAAACGACTCactattttctttaaaatatatatttttccattAACAGAGGCATTTAAAGATGGAGATTGTAGAAGCTAAGTCAGTTCAGCACCTTTGGGATCGAGGATGTTAGTGCACCTACAGTTATTAACTCAGGATATACTATTTTTCTGTGTTAGAAAAACGAAAAGAATAACGAAGGaatattaacataatttattttgtgtacCTGAACCGTCCGGACATTAAGTCATTACGTCAATGACTGTGGTGTGGCCGTGCGCACAATATGAACGTGCAGCTTCCTGACAGCTGGTTTCTGCTCTGTGACTTTTCCTCTCAGTTCTATGTTGAAACTGAAGTAGAAGAGTTGGCTCATGTTTGCCAAGTGAAGCAAAACTTCACAGTCACCAGATGTGCCACAAATCctaaatgtatgtttatttttggaTGAACTCCCCCGGTattaatatgtatattttagCATTTGAGTAAAACTATTTTTCATGAATCTACCCTCCATTCTTAGCATTTAAAAACCTGCCTCGCTCATACTCATGCTGAACCTGAACCATGGTGTTACACAATGGGATATACACAACAGGTGGATGAAGTGGACTTGGTAAAAATATGcactgtaaaatattatttaactGCTGTAAAATTCAAATTGCTGGGATGTGTCTTCATTTTCAAGATGAAAGTGTTTACACTGTAAACTGCCTTATATAAGAATAACTGATTCAGAGCTTCCCCGTTACTGTACGAAGATCACGATGCAGTTCtagtttaaaaaatgacaaataaaggtTTTGACTGAATCCAAGTGACGTCCTGCTTATTGATTTGATTCTTAATGACTTGATTAATCAGCAATAATTATGCTATTTACAATAATTAACCACATATAGTGGCATTTTTCTGCAAGAGTAATAGTTTTATTGAAGGTGGTATGTCTGTTTTTCCTGAAGGATCTGAGCGTGTCTTCCTCCACAGAATCTAACCGGAGCCATTCATAAGGCAGAAATAAGTCCTGAGTTGGCAGGTCATCGCCAGGTGGGGGCAAGCTGGTGGAGCTGGCATGTGTTGACATGGCGGGGGGGTGGTAGGACAGGGTGGATGGGGTGGGGGCACTGGATGCAGACAGTACAGAAGTGGGGTCAATGGATGCTTACCATGCCCGGGCATTATGCCGTAATCCTTCCTCGCTTTTCTGGAAAAACTGAATAGCACTAGAATCACTGACTCAATTTTTGGATCTCATTTTCATGACAAAGCGATTGTTCCCCTTTTGCCTCCACTGTTGCTGTTTATAAACGTGGGGAAAGCGGGGCGTATAAAAGGGAGCGGCGAGGAGCCAGAGCAACATCGAGACCGCAGGGGAACGACCACCACCATCGCTTGACATCACCAAGGCTGTCCCGCGCAATATATCCAAGATGGGCAGGGTGAGTGAAGACAGAGCAGGACCAGCATTGACAGTCAGGTTCACACTGAGGCGTTTTCGTTAAAGAGTACAGTGTGGGGTTTTTGTTGAAGCCGTGCATGTGTCCCAATCTGCTGATATTTACATTTCCAGGTGAAACTGACACGTTTCAAACAGTGTTGTCGACTGGTTTCTCAGGTTTTCTGCAGGAAGTCGCTGTTGATGCGTTTCCAAGCTGCAGTGTCTAAAATAGGTTTGTGTTGTTCCACAGATTGTCTTCTACGAGGACAAGAACTTCCAGGGCCGACGCTATGAGTGCGACAGCGACTGCTCAGATTTCCACGCCTACCTGAGCCGCTGTAACTCCATCCGGGTGGAGAGCGGGGCCTGGGTGGTTTACGAGAGGCCCAACTACATGGGCTACCAGTATGTTCTGACCAGGGGGGAGTACCCAGATTACCAGCGTTGGATGGGACTCAACGACCGACTCAGCTCCTGCAAGATGATCCACTTTGTAAGTCAGCCTCCCTGTGCTAACTTTACCCAGCTGAGAGGGTAGTTCACTGAACTGTTCACAACTGCAGTGAGTTACAGGGGGAAAGTAAAAACCAGCGGAAGAGCATGCTATGATGCTAGCAGTGGCTGCAGGGCTTTGTCGATGGAGACCAATACATGGGTCAGCCTGTTTGTACGTTCAGGCTTCTGTCCAACAGACCCACAGCCTGCGGGGCAGATTCAGCAGCACTACTTAAAAATCAATGTAGCGAGTACGAGCTGTGCCCATGTGCAGTGATGTATCGTTCATACGACGAGGTTCGTTCAAAAAGGCAGGAAGGAAGCAAAACAGTGAGGGGTGGAGTCTAATTGATGCACAGACTATAAAACCTGTGCAGAGAAGTGAGAGCACAATTATTCACGCAGTTACTTGCTATATTTAACAAATTGTTTATGACACACGTGTGGTTGCAAACAGGtttaaagacattaaaatgATCCATATTTTAACCCTGAAATATCGGCTTGATTGAAGTGAGTTTGATGTTGAGTGAGTGTGAACATGGAGAACGTTTCCTCATTCACTCCCTTAACGTTTAGTTTGTGtaactctgctgagtgggttcgaactcctgtgagaagaactgactgagagtcacagcttcaactgaatcagctccagacagttgaagagtgaagctgaactgtgatcagttcaaaacactgagaCGTTATTAACAACCAgttttatctccaatattcaacTATGTCTCAcatcatgtatttatacacCAGCCATTAAGTAtgactaataataatgatactaaTTAAAATAGTAAtgagaattattattttattttgtgatgcCTTTCTGAAGGACAACTTAAAATACATTCAatgtaaaaacaagaataattaAAGGTTAACGTCAAAATAATATTTGGTAATGTTGGTTAAACTAATCTAAAAAGACGTGATTTTAGATGTGAAGAGTCCAAAAGAATCCAGCTGCATTGATAACCACTTGTAGCGGAAATACAACTATTCATTATGTTTCTATATGACTAAACTACAGGaggttaaaataaagttttgaacATGATTCCCTTTTGTTAGATAGAAAATCTTATCTCCCTATATATCCCCCCCTTCACCTTTTCTCTCACCCCACATTCCGTTCCCATTCTATCCCAAGCCCATACACTAACTAccactccccccctcctctcttcctctcgccACCCTCCAGACCAGTGGGACCCTGTACAAGATGCAGCTCTATGAGAGGGCAGACTTCGGGGGGCAGGCCTTCGAGGCCACAGAGGACTGTCCCTCCCTTCTGGAGAAGTTTCGTTGGAGGGAGGTCAACTCCTGCAAGGTTTTCGACGGCTGGTGGGTTTTCTATGAGCATCCCAACTACCGTGGACGCCAGTACTTCCTGGAGAAGGGAGAATACCGCAAACCTGGCGACTGGGGGGCCATCAGTCCCACAGTCCTGTCCTTCAGGCGCTTTACTGAATGATTTACCCTCCATTCAAAACATGATTCTCATGAATCCATTCTGAGGTCTcgcaaataaaaatctgtccaGCAAACAGACTGAAGACATTTCTGTGTAGTGGTTTGATATCTTTTAAGTATGATGTgtccttaaagggatagttcactgaaaaatgaaaattatctactcaccactgtgccgatcgagaggtgggtgaagtgtttgagtccacaaaacactttcggagtttcaggggtaaatggtgttgcagccaaatccaaaacaatgatGACAActgtttcaaatgttaaaaaaacactaagaaaaacataaaaaactcctccaaactgctcctgtggtgtcgtaAGTGTCCATGAGCctcgacattcaaattcaactcgaaACATTAACATCGTGTTTTTAGTCTAAGTGTCCGATGTTCCATTTATTGGCGGGTGGCAACCAACGTTCATCAACACAGTAGACA includes:
- the crygs2 gene encoding crystallin, gamma S2 encodes the protein MGRIVFYEDKNFQGRRYECDSDCSDFHAYLSRCNSIRVESGAWVVYERPNYMGYQYVLTRGEYPDYQRWMGLNDRLSSCKMIHFTSGTLYKMQLYERADFGGQAFEATEDCPSLLEKFRWREVNSCKVFDGWWVFYEHPNYRGRQYFLEKGEYRKPGDWGAISPTVLSFRRFTE
- the tbccd1 gene encoding TBCC domain-containing protein 1 isoform X2; translated protein: MEADIVSIWPRMEPFLLGALQVAPSSKLSLHYLRKMATYVRTRDGCFPVLGWPMWRHIACGKLQLPEDLAWLYFETFDLLTGHTAEERLERAECLSLCSSKSELDQQRNKLSVDTLQFLLFLYIQQLNRVSLRTSLIGEEWPSHRTRSPSPSDREAKTSSQNKNWDDQAHLSFVQSHLGEILELLVEPGQLSQSGQALRDCQISLEAVRSLGLLLEGSVSCGRAVQPVHRLLTKGPVQTQAGYSTLSRSFSLHTLLSCLQHSLTLNPFGITACLRSGKKLAWAQQVEGAMKRAKIARNTHTAPPGSKMVLMSQVFKQTLAKTSDKLTGANIKIHRCSDAFIYLLSPLRSVSLDKCRDSLVVLGPVETSVHIHSCHNVRVVCVAGRVAVGASSRCTIYALTPNRPLLLPGNTDITLGPFHTFYPSLEDHMASVGLAVVPNVWDQPLLLGTEGLVNPLLNTSSNSDPGCYRLLPPAEFHALVVPFQMEGDTCEVPSGLPAPYQAALDEKQKRIQNWQKTVMASRLNKEQKRQFQELVEVKFHEWLLETGNRQELDSLIPPAIASPHDSNRPATDTLRVNDTTHIRNGPSMGQSPMAC
- the tbccd1 gene encoding TBCC domain-containing protein 1 isoform X1 — encoded protein: MGATPRLWCGTRLVTAELVFRQFMWKNSQTTSLYFYSTRLNNNSSIQTSRDMEADIVSIWPRMEPFLLGALQVAPSSKLSLHYLRKMATYVRTRDGCFPVLGWPMWRHIACGKLQLPEDLAWLYFETFDLLTGHTAEERLERAECLSLCSSKSELDQQRNKLSVDTLQFLLFLYIQQLNRVSLRTSLIGEEWPSHRTRSPSPSDREAKTSSQNKNWDDQAHLSFVQSHLGEILELLVEPGQLSQSGQALRDCQISLEAVRSLGLLLEGSVSCGRAVQPVHRLLTKGPVQTQAGYSTLSRSFSLHTLLSCLQHSLTLNPFGITACLRSGKKLAWAQQVEGAMKRAKIARNTHTAPPGSKMVLMSQVFKQTLAKTSDKLTGANIKIHRCSDAFIYLLSPLRSVSLDKCRDSLVVLGPVETSVHIHSCHNVRVVCVAGRVAVGASSRCTIYALTPNRPLLLPGNTDITLGPFHTFYPSLEDHMASVGLAVVPNVWDQPLLLGTEGLVNPLLNTSSNSDPGCYRLLPPAEFHALVVPFQMEGDTCEVPSGLPAPYQAALDEKQKRIQNWQKTVMASRLNKEQKRQFQELVEVKFHEWLLETGNRQELDSLIPPAIASPHDSNRPATDTLRVNDTTHIRNGPSMGQSPMAC